One region of Cheilinus undulatus linkage group 4, ASM1832078v1, whole genome shotgun sequence genomic DNA includes:
- the LOC121507876 gene encoding homeobox protein Nkx-2.5-like, which translates to MLLGGIHFLGAAEQELDDMMLQSPLTSTPFSVKDILKLEQQQQQAGSLELQHRVHSTQQHLAGSPPPPQQQQHFQTPPSCMLAGARDSPSFSDGEDNLAYLSALAVRGEEDRGETSLSPDMYVHPGLQGAKLEAAELDEQENKGCALVSREEASEAGQGDSERPAQKQRSRRRPRVLFSQAQVFELERRFKQQRYLSAPEREHLASTLKLTSNQVKIWFQNRRYKCKRQRQDKSLEAAGQHHPPPPRRVAVPVLVRDGKPCLGGAQSYATAAAPYGSNPYSYNGYPAYSYGSPAYNSNYSCTYSSIPALPPSSSSNAFMNMNLGNVSGLGGSAQPQTHQGTAVTSCQGSLQGIRAW; encoded by the exons ATGTTACTCGGCGGGATTCACTTCCTCGGTGCTGCAGAGCAGGAGCTGGATGACATGATGCTGCAGAGCCCGCTCACCTCCACGCCGTTTTCTGTCAAGGATATCCTGAagctggagcagcagcagcagcaggccgGCTCCCTGGAGCTCCAGCACCGAGTTCACAGCACCCAGCAGCACCTGGCcggctctcctcctcctccacagcagcagcagcatttccaAACCCCGCCGTCCTGCATGCTCGCCGGCGCTCGGGACAGTCCCTCCTTCTCGGACGGGGAGGACAACCTGGCGTACCTCAGCGCGCTGGCTGTGCGGGGGGAGGAGGACCGCGGGGAGACGAGCCTGTCCCCGGACATGTACGTCCATCCCGGGCTGCAGGGAGCCAAGCTGGAGGCTGCCGAGCTGGACGAGCAGGAGAACA aggGCTGTGCTTTGGTGTCCCGGGAGGAGGCCTCTGAGGCCGGCCAGGGAGACTCAGAGCGGCCGGCGCAGAAGCAGAGGAGCCGGCGGAGACCCCGGGTCCTGTTCTCCCAGGCTCAGGTCTTCGAGCTGGAGCGGCGCTTCAAGCAGCAGCGGTACCTTTCCGCCCCGGAGCGGGAGCACCTGGCCAGCACCCTCAAACTCACCTCCAACCAGGTGAAGATCTGGTTCCAAAACCGCCGCTACAAGTGCAAACGGCAGCGGCAGGACAAGTCTCTGGAGGCGGCAGGGCAGCACCACCCTCCCCCACCTCGGCGCGTGGCCGTGCCAGTGCTGGTCCGGGACGGGAAGCCTTGTCTGGGGGGGGCTCAGAGCTATGCCACCGCCGCTGCTCCGTACGGATCCAACCCGTACAGCTACAACGGATACCCGGCCTACAGCTACGGCAGCCCGGCCTACAACAGCAACTACAGCTGCACCTACAGCAGCATCCCCGCCCTGCCCCCCTCCAGCTCCTCCAACGCCTTTATGAACATGAACCTAGGCAACGTCAGCGGCCTCGGAGGATCCGCGCAGCCGCAGACACACCAAGGGACAGCGGTCACGTCGTGCCAGGGCTCCCTGCAGGGGATCCGGGCCTGGTAG